The proteins below are encoded in one region of Aeromonas jandaei:
- a CDS encoding CoA pyrophosphatase: MDRHELLTRFSLQRPAPAHRLAIAGLSPAAVLVPVVERCDGLHLLLTRRSARLRHHAGQISFPGGRQDPDDQDLIATALRETREELGIPSHLVQVIGTLNPLNTISRFEVLPVLALLDADYPLELSADEVEHAFEVPLNHLLDRRNHIALTFVRAGKQHTVYWIPWQQHYIWGATASMICQLAQHLER, translated from the coding sequence TCTCCCTGCAACGGCCGGCGCCTGCACATCGCCTTGCCATCGCCGGCCTCAGCCCGGCGGCGGTGCTGGTGCCTGTCGTGGAGCGCTGCGATGGCCTTCACCTGCTGCTCACCCGCCGCAGTGCCCGGCTGCGCCATCATGCCGGGCAAATAAGCTTTCCGGGCGGGCGTCAGGACCCCGATGATCAGGATCTCATCGCCACCGCGCTGCGGGAGACCAGAGAGGAGCTCGGCATCCCCTCTCATCTCGTGCAGGTGATCGGCACCCTCAATCCGCTCAATACCATCTCGCGCTTCGAGGTGCTGCCGGTACTGGCTCTGCTCGATGCCGACTACCCCCTCGAATTGAGTGCAGATGAGGTGGAGCATGCCTTTGAGGTACCGTTAAACCACCTGCTCGATCGCCGCAATCATATCGCCCTCACCTTTGTTCGGGCGGGTAAACAGCACACCGTCTACTGGATCCCTTGGCAACAGCACTACATCTGGGGAGCCACAGCCAGCATGATCTGCCAGCTGGCCCAGCACCTCGAGCGATAA
- the sstT gene encoding serine/threonine transporter SstT, translating into MTQQHPLLRLVNSTSLVSQILVGLVFGILLAMFAPEWAKTAGLLGSLFVGALKAVAPLLVFVLVMAAIIGHKQGQKTNMRPILLLYLFGTFSAAVVAVIASFLFPSDLHLVANTAEITPPGGITEVLQTLLFNVVTNPVKALMDANYIGILAWAIGLGIAMRHANESTKALITDLSHGVSAIVKAVIRCAPLGILGLVASTLAETGFDALFGYAQLLMVLIGSMLFIAFVVNPLIVFWKIKRNPYPLVLTCLKESGVTAFFTRSSAANIPVNMALCEKLRLPEDTYAVSIPLGATINMAGAAITITVLSMAAVHTLGMEVDLATAVLLSVVATISACGASGVAGGSLLLIPLACSLFGIGNDIAMQVVAVGFIIGVLQDSAETALNSSTDVLFTAAACMAEDETLLEPAALPSSEA; encoded by the coding sequence ATGACACAACAACACCCCCTCCTTCGGCTGGTCAATAGCACCAGTCTGGTCAGCCAGATCCTGGTTGGTCTGGTTTTCGGTATCTTGCTGGCGATGTTTGCCCCCGAGTGGGCCAAAACGGCAGGTCTGCTTGGCAGCCTGTTTGTGGGCGCACTGAAAGCGGTGGCCCCGCTGCTGGTATTCGTACTGGTCATGGCAGCCATCATTGGTCACAAGCAGGGTCAGAAGACCAACATGCGACCGATTTTGCTGCTCTATCTGTTTGGCACCTTCTCTGCGGCCGTGGTCGCGGTGATTGCCAGCTTCCTCTTTCCCTCCGATCTGCATCTGGTGGCCAATACGGCCGAGATCACTCCACCTGGCGGCATCACCGAGGTGTTGCAGACCCTGCTGTTCAACGTGGTAACCAACCCGGTGAAGGCGCTGATGGATGCCAACTATATCGGTATTCTGGCGTGGGCCATTGGTCTGGGCATCGCCATGCGCCATGCCAACGAGAGCACCAAGGCGCTGATCACCGATTTGTCCCACGGCGTCTCGGCCATCGTGAAAGCGGTGATCCGCTGCGCGCCGCTCGGGATCCTGGGTCTGGTCGCCTCCACCCTGGCGGAAACCGGCTTTGACGCCCTGTTTGGTTATGCCCAACTGCTGATGGTGCTGATCGGTTCCATGCTCTTTATCGCCTTCGTGGTCAACCCGCTGATCGTGTTCTGGAAGATCAAGCGCAACCCTTATCCGCTGGTGCTGACTTGCCTCAAAGAGAGCGGTGTGACCGCCTTCTTTACCCGCAGCTCTGCGGCCAATATCCCGGTCAACATGGCGCTGTGTGAAAAGTTGCGTCTGCCGGAGGATACCTATGCGGTCTCCATTCCGCTGGGCGCCACCATCAACATGGCGGGTGCAGCCATCACCATTACAGTGCTCTCCATGGCGGCGGTGCATACCCTGGGTATGGAAGTGGATCTTGCAACGGCGGTGCTGCTCTCCGTGGTCGCAACCATTAGTGCTTGTGGCGCGTCCGGCGTAGCCGGTGGCTCCCTGCTGCTGATCCCGCTCGCCTGCAGCCTGTTTGGTATCGGCAACGATATCGCCATGCAAGTGGTTGCCGTCGGCTTTATCATCGGCGTGCTGCAAGATTCGGCGGAAACGGCGCTTAACAGCTCCACCGACGTGCTCTTCACCGCAGCGGCCTGCATGGCCGAAGATGAAACCCTGCTGGAACCTGCCGCGCTGCCCAGTAGCGAAGCCTGA
- a CDS encoding RecQ family ATP-dependent DNA helicase has translation MIPSLLTRHFGFSSLRPGQEAVINRIMAGQSAIAIFPTGSGKSLCYQLPALALPHLTLVISPLIALMHDQLAFLKSKGISAATLDSSQSPEESRQVMQQALAGQLKILMISVERLKNERFRRFIQQVPLSLLVVDEAHCISEWGHNFRPDYLKLPDYRQELQIPQVLLLTATATPAVIDDMQAKFAIEPQGVVVTGFYRPNLDLSVIPMLPEARSEWLCQTLAHSQGAPTIVYVTLQHTAEECAEVLARRGINARAYHAGLDAALRSQIQLDFMSSKVDCIVATIAFGMGIDKADIRQVIHYDLPKSIENYSQEIGRAGRDGQPSRCIVLANQSQLPVLENFVYGDTPDLNAIVQLLGQIRQSGPEWEFPLLRLSNDTNIRQLPLKTLLVYLEMAGIITPAYSYYADYRFKFVLEKRDILARFNPERRQFLEQLFACAPLARSWCTMDFDALWQSYQGERQRAVAALDYLQQQGWIELESKQMTEVYRINRHDWEPAAQASALHVLFLQKEQSELARLQAMLDFFTSDECLSHRLARYFADEAAPAQCGHCSVCRSEVAVLPPLPLQTMPNDAGIRAWCDPLIAKAGSQDARMLTRFLCGITTPLTSKIKARSLAGFGQLAQHPFADVLLAVEQAYA, from the coding sequence ATGATCCCCTCCCTTCTGACCCGACACTTCGGTTTCTCCAGTCTCCGGCCTGGCCAGGAGGCGGTCATCAACCGGATCATGGCTGGCCAGAGTGCTATCGCCATCTTCCCCACCGGCTCTGGCAAATCCCTCTGCTATCAGCTGCCCGCCCTTGCCCTACCCCACCTGACGCTGGTGATCTCGCCCCTGATTGCGTTGATGCACGATCAGCTCGCCTTCCTTAAAAGCAAGGGGATCAGCGCCGCCACTCTCGACTCGAGCCAGAGTCCGGAAGAGAGCCGACAGGTGATGCAACAGGCGCTGGCTGGCCAGCTCAAGATCCTGATGATCTCGGTGGAACGCCTCAAGAACGAGCGCTTTCGCCGCTTCATCCAGCAGGTGCCGCTCTCGCTGCTGGTCGTCGATGAGGCGCACTGTATCTCGGAGTGGGGACACAACTTTCGCCCCGACTACCTCAAACTACCGGACTACCGCCAAGAGTTGCAGATCCCGCAGGTGTTGCTGCTGACAGCCACCGCGACTCCAGCCGTTATTGACGACATGCAAGCCAAATTCGCCATTGAACCGCAAGGGGTGGTTGTCACCGGCTTCTACCGGCCCAACCTCGACTTGTCCGTCATCCCGATGCTACCGGAGGCGCGCAGCGAATGGCTCTGTCAGACGCTGGCACACTCTCAAGGGGCACCGACCATCGTCTATGTCACCCTGCAACATACGGCAGAGGAGTGCGCCGAGGTGCTGGCCAGACGGGGGATCAACGCCCGAGCCTACCATGCCGGGCTCGATGCGGCGCTGCGCAGCCAGATCCAGCTCGACTTCATGAGCAGCAAGGTGGATTGCATCGTCGCCACCATCGCGTTTGGCATGGGGATCGACAAGGCCGATATCCGCCAGGTGATCCACTATGACCTGCCCAAGTCCATCGAGAACTACAGCCAGGAGATTGGCCGCGCCGGGCGAGATGGCCAGCCATCACGCTGCATTGTGCTGGCCAACCAGAGCCAGCTGCCGGTGCTGGAAAACTTTGTCTATGGCGATACGCCCGATCTGAACGCCATTGTTCAACTCCTCGGCCAGATCCGCCAAAGCGGACCCGAGTGGGAGTTCCCCCTGCTGCGCCTCTCGAACGATACCAATATCCGCCAGTTGCCGCTTAAAACCCTGCTGGTCTATCTGGAGATGGCGGGCATCATCACCCCGGCCTACAGCTACTACGCTGACTACCGTTTCAAATTCGTGCTGGAGAAGCGCGACATTCTTGCCCGCTTCAACCCGGAACGACGTCAGTTTCTGGAGCAGCTGTTCGCCTGCGCGCCACTGGCACGCAGCTGGTGCACCATGGATTTCGATGCCCTCTGGCAGAGTTACCAAGGAGAGCGGCAACGGGCGGTCGCTGCCCTCGACTATTTGCAGCAACAGGGCTGGATCGAGCTTGAGAGCAAGCAGATGACCGAGGTCTACCGGATCAACCGCCATGACTGGGAACCCGCTGCACAGGCCAGCGCACTGCACGTTCTATTCCTGCAAAAAGAGCAGAGCGAGCTGGCCAGACTGCAAGCCATGCTCGACTTTTTCACCTCGGATGAGTGCCTGAGCCACCGTCTCGCCCGTTATTTCGCAGATGAGGCGGCGCCAGCCCAGTGTGGTCACTGCTCGGTTTGTCGTAGCGAGGTTGCTGTACTGCCTCCCCTGCCCCTGCAGACTATGCCAAATGATGCGGGGATCCGCGCCTGGTGCGATCCACTCATCGCCAAGGCTGGCTCACAGGATGCTCGCATGCTCACCCGCTTTCTGTGCGGCATCACCACGCCGCTCACCAGCAAAATCAAGGCAAGATCGTTGGCCGGCTTCGGCCAGCTAGCCCAACATCCATTTGCTGACGTGCTGCTGGCGGTCGAGCAAGCCTACGCCTGA
- a CDS encoding serine/threonine transporter, which produces MSNTVTGAQDVATVKKQGTSFVQSKGWTKQDSTWVISLFGTAVGAGILFLPINAGMGGFWPLVVMALLVGPMTYLAHRGLARFVLSSKKPNADITEVVEEHFGAGAGKLITLLYFFAIYPIVLIYGVGITNTVESFMVNQLQMSAPPRWILSIVLIMGMMSVMLAGEKLMLKVTEVLVYPLIAILAGISLYLIPDWTGAALEQVPSAKDFAVTLWLTIPVLVFSFNHSPAISSFSLAQRRDHGDQAVEKADAILKRTAMVLLGFVMFFVFSCVMSLTPAQLAEAKAQNIAVLSYLANQHASPIISYFGPLVAFVAIVSSFFGHYLGAREGLKGMIVQNMRKSGKEPNAKKVEMFIIAFFILTLWGTAIANPSILGMIESLGGPIIATILFIMPMYAIKRVPAMAKYQGHISNVFVTVMGLTAISAILYQLVG; this is translated from the coding sequence ATGTCAAATACTGTCACTGGCGCACAGGATGTCGCGACCGTAAAGAAGCAAGGCACGAGCTTCGTCCAGAGTAAAGGCTGGACAAAACAAGATTCAACCTGGGTTATCAGCCTGTTTGGTACTGCTGTTGGCGCAGGCATCCTGTTCCTGCCGATCAACGCAGGCATGGGCGGCTTCTGGCCACTGGTGGTGATGGCGCTGCTGGTTGGCCCGATGACCTACCTGGCTCACCGTGGTCTGGCCCGTTTCGTTCTCTCCTCCAAAAAGCCCAATGCGGATATCACGGAGGTGGTAGAAGAGCACTTTGGTGCCGGTGCAGGCAAGCTGATCACCCTGCTCTACTTCTTCGCGATCTACCCTATCGTGCTGATCTACGGCGTGGGTATCACCAACACCGTGGAAAGCTTCATGGTCAACCAGCTGCAGATGAGTGCACCGCCGCGCTGGATCCTCTCCATTGTGCTGATCATGGGCATGATGTCCGTGATGCTGGCAGGCGAAAAGTTGATGCTGAAAGTGACCGAAGTACTGGTCTACCCGCTGATCGCCATCCTGGCCGGTATCTCCCTCTACCTGATCCCGGACTGGACTGGCGCCGCTCTGGAGCAAGTGCCTTCTGCCAAGGATTTCGCCGTCACTCTGTGGCTGACCATCCCGGTACTGGTCTTCTCCTTCAACCACAGCCCGGCCATCTCCAGCTTTTCGCTGGCCCAGCGCCGCGACCACGGTGATCAGGCCGTCGAGAAAGCCGATGCCATCCTCAAGCGTACCGCCATGGTGCTGCTGGGCTTCGTGATGTTCTTCGTCTTCTCCTGCGTGATGAGCCTGACACCGGCTCAGCTGGCTGAAGCCAAAGCCCAGAACATCGCCGTGCTCTCCTATCTGGCCAACCAGCATGCGAGCCCCATCATCTCCTACTTCGGTCCGCTAGTTGCGTTCGTCGCCATCGTCTCCTCCTTCTTCGGCCACTATCTGGGTGCCCGTGAAGGTCTGAAAGGGATGATCGTGCAGAACATGCGCAAATCCGGCAAAGAGCCGAACGCCAAGAAAGTCGAGATGTTCATCATCGCCTTCTTCATCCTGACCCTGTGGGGCACTGCCATTGCCAACCCCTCCATCCTGGGCATGATTGAATCGCTGGGCGGCCCCATCATAGCGACCATCCTGTTCATCATGCCGATGTACGCCATCAAGCGCGTCCCGGCCATGGCGAAGTATCAGGGCCACATCAGCAACGTCTTCGTGACCGTGATGGGCCTGACAGCCATCTCCGCCATCCTCTATCAGCTGGTCGGTTAA
- a CDS encoding PrkA family serine protein kinase has protein sequence MGIFEHYQQRYEKAREEEYTIQEFLDMCKQDKACYASAAERLLTAIGEPEMVDTSANPRLSRLFSNRVVARYPAFKDFYGMEEAIEQIVSYLKHSAQGLEEKKQILYLLGPVGGGKSSLAEKLKSLMQKVPIYRIKGSPVNDHPFCLFDIEEDGEILEKEYGIPRRYLRPIMSPWVAKRLHEFGGDITKFKVEKVNPSILDQIAIAKTEPGDDNNQDISSLVGKVDIRMLEHFAQDDADAYSYSGALCKANQGVMEFVEMFKAPIKVLHPLLTATQEGNYNGTEGLSALPFDGILLAHSNESEWQQFRNNKNNEAFLDRVYIVKVPYCLRVSEEVKIYEKLLVNSELTEAKCAPGTLELLGQFSVLSRLKEPENSSIYSKMRVYDGESLKDTDPKAKSYQEYRDYAGVDEGMNGLSTRFAFKILSRVFNFDHAEVAANPVHLFYVLEQQIEREQFPQELHDRYLEFIKGYLTPRYVEFIGKEIQTAYLESYSEYGQNIFDRYVTYADFWIQDQEYRDPETGQLFDRASLNSELEKIEKPAGISNPKDFRNEIVNFVLRARANNAGRNPNWTSYEKLRTVIEKKMFSNTEELLPVISFNSKTSAEEQKKHDNFVERMMEKGYTRKQVRLLSEWYLRVRKSS, from the coding sequence ATGGGCATCTTCGAGCACTACCAACAGCGATACGAAAAGGCAAGGGAAGAGGAGTACACCATCCAGGAGTTTCTGGATATGTGCAAGCAGGACAAAGCCTGCTACGCCTCTGCGGCCGAACGTCTGCTGACCGCCATCGGTGAACCTGAGATGGTAGACACCTCTGCCAACCCCAGACTGAGCCGGCTTTTCTCCAACCGCGTCGTGGCACGCTATCCGGCATTCAAAGATTTCTACGGTATGGAAGAGGCGATCGAGCAGATTGTCTCCTACCTAAAACACTCCGCCCAGGGGCTGGAGGAGAAGAAACAGATCCTCTATCTGTTGGGCCCCGTTGGCGGCGGTAAATCCTCGCTGGCAGAAAAACTCAAATCCCTGATGCAGAAGGTGCCTATCTATCGCATCAAGGGCTCACCGGTCAACGATCACCCCTTCTGTCTGTTTGACATCGAAGAGGATGGCGAAATTCTGGAAAAAGAGTACGGCATTCCGCGCCGTTATCTGCGCCCCATCATGTCGCCCTGGGTTGCCAAACGCCTGCACGAGTTTGGCGGCGACATCACCAAGTTCAAGGTGGAGAAGGTCAACCCCTCCATCCTCGATCAGATTGCCATCGCCAAGACTGAACCCGGTGATGACAACAACCAGGATATCTCCTCTCTGGTCGGCAAGGTCGATATCCGCATGCTGGAGCACTTCGCCCAGGATGATGCCGATGCCTACTCCTACTCCGGTGCGCTGTGCAAGGCGAACCAGGGGGTGATGGAGTTTGTGGAGATGTTCAAAGCGCCCATCAAGGTGCTGCACCCGCTGCTTACTGCAACTCAGGAGGGGAACTACAACGGTACCGAAGGGCTCTCAGCCCTCCCCTTTGACGGCATCTTGCTGGCTCACTCCAACGAATCCGAGTGGCAGCAGTTCCGCAACAACAAGAACAACGAGGCCTTCCTCGACCGGGTCTACATCGTCAAGGTGCCTTACTGCCTGCGCGTGTCGGAAGAGGTGAAAATCTACGAGAAGCTGCTGGTTAACAGCGAGCTCACCGAGGCTAAATGCGCCCCGGGTACCCTCGAGTTGCTGGGCCAGTTCTCGGTGTTGTCACGGCTGAAAGAGCCCGAAAACTCCAGCATCTACTCCAAGATGCGGGTCTATGATGGCGAAAGCCTCAAAGACACCGATCCGAAGGCGAAGAGCTATCAGGAGTATCGCGACTACGCCGGTGTGGACGAGGGGATGAATGGTCTCTCTACCCGCTTTGCGTTCAAGATCCTCTCCCGCGTCTTCAACTTCGACCACGCGGAAGTGGCCGCCAACCCGGTGCACCTCTTCTATGTGCTGGAGCAGCAGATCGAGCGCGAGCAGTTCCCGCAAGAGCTGCACGATCGCTACCTTGAGTTCATCAAGGGCTATCTGACCCCGCGCTATGTGGAGTTCATCGGCAAGGAGATCCAGACCGCCTATCTCGAGTCCTACTCAGAGTACGGCCAGAACATCTTCGATCGCTACGTCACCTACGCCGACTTCTGGATCCAGGATCAGGAGTACCGTGACCCCGAAACCGGCCAGCTGTTTGACAGAGCGTCCCTCAACAGCGAGCTGGAGAAAATTGAAAAACCCGCCGGGATCAGCAACCCGAAAGATTTCCGTAACGAAATCGTCAACTTCGTGCTGCGTGCCCGGGCCAACAATGCAGGCCGTAACCCCAACTGGACCAGTTACGAGAAGCTGCGCACCGTGATCGAGAAGAAGATGTTCTCCAACACGGAAGAGCTGCTGCCGGTTATCTCCTTCAACAGCAAAACCTCGGCCGAGGAGCAGAAGAAGCACGATAACTTTGTCGAACGGATGATGGAGAAAGGCTACACCCGTAAACAGGTGCGACTGCTCTCCGAATGGTATCTCAGGGTACGCAAGTCATCCTGA